The Halorubrum salinarum genome segment CCGGGCGGCCCGTGGATCAGCGCCAGGTCCTCGGCGTCGACCGCGAGCTCGACCGCCTCGTTCTGGGCCGCGTTGTTGCCGATGTACGCCTCGGGCGCGTCCGGGTCGTCGGTCCCGGGGCTGCCCGGCGGTCGTTCGCTCGGGTCCCGGAACTCGGGCTCGCGGCGGCCGAACAGCACGTCCTTGCGGTCCGGTTCGCCCTTCAGGACCGCGTCGTGGAGCGCGGTGAGCGAGCGGTCGACCGATATCTCGGACGGGTACACGTCGAGCCGGCGCAGCTCGACCGGCTCGTCCGTCTCGACGACCACCTCGTCGCTCCCGAGCGACGTTATCCGGCCGAGCTCCGCGTGGCCGGAGACGGGGTCGCCGTCGCTCGCGAGCGCCACGTCGCCCTCGCGGAGCTTCGAGACCGCGTCGCCGGGCTTCCGGGCGCGGAGCTCCCAGCGGGCGTCGTCGATCTCCGTCCGCGCGACCGGTTCGAGGCCGATCAGCGCGCGGTCGTCCGCGGCGCGCTCTTCCGGGCTCTGCTCCCACAGCTTCCGGTACTCGGCGTGGGTCTCGCGGCGCTCCTCCTCTAAGGCGACGTAGAAGCGGTCGAAGTAGTCGCGCTCCGCGTCGGGGATCGGCGTCCCGATCTGCCCCGCCTTCGACTCCTGGTCGAGCCGGCCGGAGACCACCATACAGGCGTCCTGCTCGAAGCAGTAGCTGCACGTCGCGTCCGCCTCGTACCCCGTCGGCACCGTCGGGCGCTCGCCGGGGTCGTTGAGCGCGCGCCACTCCATCGCCGCGAGGGCGTTGCGCTCGCGCACGACGAACTCCAGGAAGCCGCGCCCGACCGTGAACTCCTTGGCGGGCGCGAGGTCGCCCGACGCCTCGTTGCGGTCGAGAGCGGTGTTCTTCGTGTACAGCAGCGTCCCGATGTCCGGGTCGACGCCGCGCTCGTCGAGCATGAGCGCGTAGCAGGCCGCCTGGACCTTGTCGTGGAAGCGCGGCTCCCGCTTGGTGTTCTTCCCGGTCTTCAGCTCGACGGGCGTGCCGCGCCGGAGCGCGTCCGCGCGCCCCTTCAGCCCGAAGGTGGGCGAGATGAGGCTGAACTCCGAGCGCCACGTGTCGTCGTCGGAGAGCGTCCCCTGCGCGAGCCACCCCTCGATCGCGGCGGCGTTGCGGCGCACCTCGTCTTCGACCTCCGCGGTCTCGTAGCCGAGGAGGCCGAGTTCGAGCCCCGCCTCCGCGACGCGGTCCGCGACGGAGGCCTCCAGCTCCATCCCGCGGAGCAGGTCGCCGAACACCTCGTGGACGATGGTCCCCTTGACCACCGGGTAGTTGAGCGGGATCCCGGAGAGCTTGTTCAGGTAGTACATCCGCGGGCACTGGACCCACGACCGGATCCCCGTCACGTCGACGAGGAAGTCGGGCTGGAGGACGACCCACGACTCGTCGGTCGTCGCGTACCCCGTCTCGCCGCGGTACTCGTCCTCCTCCGCGTCGGTGACGAGCAGCTCCATCCCCGGATCCGCGTGCTCGGCCGTCTCCGTCCACTTCCCCCACAGCGTCACGTCGACCGGGTCGCCCGCGCCGCGGTCCGGCCGGACCCGCACCTCGCGGAGGTCGCGCTCGCCGTACGACGTCGACACCGTCCGCGCCTCCCCGACGGAGACGATCGGCCCCCGAACGTTCACGCCCTCGCTCGGCGGCGGCGGCGAAAAACGCTGTCGGTGGTCGGCGCGCGTCGGCCGTCGCCCCCGCGTTCGCCCGGCACCGACACGCTCTTGCGCTCGGGACCCCCACGCATCCACCAGCATGCGCGTACGAGACTGGGACGACATCCTCGCGGACGTCGCGAGCGACTCGACCGACCCCGACGGCTGGCGCGCGGTCGCCGGCACCCGCCGCGGCGGCCTCGGCGAGGACCTCTACTTCGGCCACCCGAGCGTCGGCCTCTACCACCTGAAGACGTACGCGAAGAACCCTCGCGACCTCCGCGGCGTCGGCGCGCAGGTCGCCCGCAGCGTCGACGACGAACTCGACCCGCTCCTCCCGGACGCCGACAGCGACGGGCGGTTCGCGGTCCGGTCGGCCCCGGAAGACGAGGAACACGCCGGGGAGATGGCGACCCGGCTCACGGAGACGCTGCGGGTCCACGCGGAGGCGCCGACCGACCCCGACCACCTCTTCGAGGACGTGATGGAGGCCGTCGAGTCGCCCGCGTTCGGCCCGATGGAGTACGAGTTCGACGGCCGCCCGGACGAGCTCGACGAGCTCTCCGACACCTTCGAGGAGGCCGAGGAGCTGCTCACCAGCGAGCTCGACGACCTGATCGAGGACGACGACGTGGACCGCGGGTTCCACTGACCGGGGCGACTCCTCGGTCCGCGCGGACCGAGCCTGCCGACCACCGCCGTATCGGTTTTGTCGGTCCGCGGCAAATACCGGGTATGGGACTCAAAGAAGACACCGCGAACGGCGTAATCTCGCTCGGCATCGGCGTCGTCGTCACCTGGCTCACGGCCGGCGACGGCGACCACAGCACGACTGACCTCCTCGTCGCGGTCGCGATCAGCTCGTTCCTCTCGGGCTTCTTCACGAGCTACTTCGCGAAGTGACGCGCGGAGCGGTGAGGGCGAACCGGAACCGTCGCCCTCAGATCGCCGTCACCCACGCCCGGTACTCGGCGTCGAGCTCGTACACCTCGCGGAACGCGCGCTCGACGAACCCCGCGACGCGGTTCGCGTCCGACCGCGCGGTGACGACGGCGTTCGTCCCCTCGGCCTCCTCCGGACTGACGAGCTCGTCGATCCGGAACTCCGGGAACTCCGAGATCAGGTCCTTCAGGCGCTCTAGCTCCTCGTCGGTACAGTCCATGATGAGCTCCGTCCCCGCGAGCTGGATCCACGGCGGCACCTCGCCGCCCTCGGTGTCGTCGCTGTCGGGGTCGACGTCGACGGTCATCACGTCGCCGGAGCGCGCGCGGTGCGCGGCCGCGGCGTCGGCGAACAGCTTCAGCCGCTCGTCCTCGCTCGCGGCGTCGAATCTGGTCATACGGCCGTTCGGCCGCGACGGGGCTTAAAAATCCGTACTCCGCGACCGCGAGGGCTCTGCCCGTCCCCGATCACTCCCGCTCCGTCTCCGCCAGCACGTCCTCGACGGTCGACAGCGTCCGCTCGGCCTCGTCGAGCCGCGCCCCGGCCTCCCCCTCCTCGATCAGGGCCAGGTCCTCGTCGTCGAGTTCGTGTCGGACCTCGGCCGCGCGCCGGAGCCGCTCGTACTCCTCGCTCCGCGCCAGCTCGCGGACGGAGCGCAGGGTGGCGACCGCCTCGTCGTCCGCGATCCGCCCGACGAGCGGCACCAGCTCGTCGATCTCGTAAGCGAGCTCGTCGCCGGGCTTCGGCGGCCAGTCGAGGGTCAGCGGCTCGCCGTCGAGGCGTTCGAGGTACGTCCGGTGGACCGCGACCGCGGTGCGGAGCGCGCCCGGGTCGTCGACGTAGTGCTCCAGCTTGGAGTTCGTGTAGTCGGCGTACTCCAGCAGCGTCGCGGGCGGCTCCTCGCCGGCCGCGTGCGTCTCGACGTACTCCGCGAGGTCCGTCGGCGGCACGTCGACGTCGACGAACGGCGTCCCGTCGGCGCGGTCGAGGAAGTCGAACACCTCGCGGGCGGACGCCGTCTTGAAGAACTCCTCGAACGCCGCCCGGACCGCCTCGTCGTACGCCTCGATCGGCTCGCGGAGGCGGTCGAGGTCCGCGTCGAGGTCGGCGTCGGCCATCTCCGCGACCTCGCGGAGCCCGTCGAGCCGCGCGTCGAGGCGCTTGCGGGCCTCGCGGGCCGCCTTCCGGGCCGCCCGGTAGTCGTCGACCGCGTCGTCGTACGCCTCCAGGAGGTCGACGAACTCCCCGGCCGGATCCAGCGCCTCGCGGGCGGCCGCGAAGTCCTCCTCGGAGAGTCGGCGCTTGTCGACCGCCTCGTCGGCCGCGTCGAACGCTTCCGCGGCCGGGAGGTCGTCGTCGACATCGACCGCGTCGTCGAACTCGCCGCGGAACCGGACGTACGACTCGAAGTCGCCGGAGCCGACCGCGTCCTCCTCGAACCGGTCGAGGATCCGGTGCGCGTGCCGGTACGCGTCGGCCGCCCCCTCGACGCGCTCGCGGCCGTAGTCGCCGATCCGCGACTCGATCCGCCGGAGCTCGTCGTAGCGCTCGCGGAGGCGCGCGGCCGCCTCGCCCGCCTCGGCGACCGGGTCGCCCCCCTCGCCCTCGGTCCGTCCCGCGGTCCCGCCGGCGCTCCCGGACATCGGTCAGTACACCTCGTCCGGGTCGAAGACGCGCTCGCCGACGTGCTCGCCGTCTATCGTCCGGTGGAAGCACGACCGGTGGCCGGTGTGGCAGGCGCCGCCCGCCTGGTCGACGAGGTACAGGAGTGTGTCCGCGTCGCAGTCGACCCGGACCTCCCGGACCGACTGGGTGTGGCCGGAAGTGGCGCCCTTGTGCCACAGCTCCTCGCGGGACCGGGAGTAGTAGTGGGCCTCGCCGGTCTCGCGGGTGCGCGCCAGCGCCTCGGGCGAGACGTACGCGAGCATCAGCACCTCGCCGGAGTCGGCGTCCTGGGCGACCGCCGGCACCAGCCCGTCCTCGCCGAAGTCGACGTCGATCGGCTCGGCCTCCGCGTCGGCGTCACTCATGTCCGTCCGGAGGCGTGGCGCTCGAATAGTCCTTGTGCCTGCGGTCACCGCGCGGGAGCCGCCGTCCGGCGGTCCGGGCTACCCCTGCCGCAGCACGAGCGCGTCCCCGTCGGCGTACGCGTCCGGCCGCCGCTCGACGACCTCGAAGCCGAGCGAGTCGTACAGCGCGAGCGCGGCGTCGTTGTCCGGGTGCGCCTGGAGCGTCACCGGCCCGTCGGCGTCCGCTATCGCCGCCCGCAGGAGCCCGCTGGCGCGCCCCTCCCGGCGGAACCCGGGCGCGACGACGAGCTCGGCGAGGTGAACGCCGGGCCGGTTCGGCGCGTCGACCGGGAGCAGGTAGCCGACCACGCGGCCGTCCGCGACGGTCACCCGGGCGGCGCCGACCGCCAGGCCGTACTCCAGCAGGTCCGGGCTCGGCTGCCGGAGGTGCGACTGGAGCTCGCGGATCCGGTCGGCGTCCGCGGTCCGCCCCGGCCGGACCCTTGGGTCCGGGCCGTCGCGGTCGCCGTCGTCGCCGCCGTCGCGCTCGTCTCCGCCGGGGCCGGCGGCGTTCTCGCCCGCCATCTCACGCGGCCCCCCAGAGCGCGACGGCGACGGCCGCGCCGGCCAGCGTCGCGAGGAAGTTCACGGTCTGGTTCCCGATCCGGTCGCCCTCTATCAGCGCGCCGAGGAGGCTGTCGACGGTCATGCCGGCGACGCCCGCGGCGACGACCGCGCCGCCCGCCGCGACCCCGCCCGGGGTCACCGGGTCGAGGACCGGCGCCCCGGCGGCGGCGAGGAGGCCGACGAGCAGCGCGCCGGCGAGGCCCGCCAACTCGCCCTGCCAGGTGACCGCGCCGTCGGTGCCGGGCTCGACGCGGCGGAGCGTCGTCACCAGCCGCGGGCCGTCGAAGAGGCCGCCGATCTCAGAGGAGAGCGTGTCGGCCATCGCGGTCGCCGTCGCGCCCGCGAACGCGAAGCCGAGCGGCGCGGCCGGGACCGCGAGGTGCGGCGCGGCCGCGTAGCCCACCACCGCCGCGAGCGCGACCGCGGAGTTCGCCAGCACGTTGCCGGTGCCGCGGGCGCCCTCGTTCTCCTGGGCGACGCCCCGGGCGGCCTTCTCGTCGAACCGGTACTTCGAGGCGAGGCCGCCGACCGCGTAGAAGGCCATCAGCGTCGCGAACCACCCCACGCCGCCGAGGACGACCGCGAGCAGCGCCGAGACGACGCCGGTGAGCATCCCGGCCACCGAGGCGGTGCCGATGGCGAACGAGACGTAGCCGAGCGCGCCGGTCACCGGGAGGGCGACGAGGATGAGCGCGACGCTGACGGTCGGCTCCAGCGCGAGGAACCCCCACGTCACGAACGCGACGAGGATCGTCGTGATGTGCGCGTCCCGCGAGAACACGAGCGACCGGACCAGCGCGGCCGTGAGCGCGGCCGCCGCCGCGAGGAAGAGGAGGAGGGGGACCGTTGCGCCGTCGACGGGGGCGCCGGTCTGGAGCCGCACCCCCACCTGGCCGACGAGCGCGGCGGCCGTTCCGGCGACGACGTAGCCGGCGACGAGCGGGAACTCGTCGGTCGTCCGCCGCGAGACGAGCGTCCGTCCGAGGCGGCCGACGCCGACCGCGAGCGTCGCGGCCGCGAACGCCTCGTACGGCAGCGGGGCGCGCGGCAGCGACGCGAACAGCGCGAGGCCCGCGCCGGCGAGCGCGAAGGAGACGAGCCCGTACAGCCGCTCCGCCTCGCGGTCGCCGGGCAGCGCGAGCGTCTCGAACCACTCGCCGTCGCGGACCCCGAAGAAGGCCGCGCCGGCGACGGCGAAGAAGGGGACGGCGGCGGCGGTGTCGAGCGCCGGTGCGAGGACCGCAATGGCGGCCACCGCGGCGAAGATACTCGCGCGTCGGAGCCTCCGTATCACACCATTGGCTACCCCCGACGACCACTTAACGGTCCCGACAGCCGTCGGGCGGTCGCTCGGGGCCCCCTCCCGCCGCGACGCCGCGCTCAGTACCGGTACTCGTTGAACTGGACTGCGTGTCCCTCCAGCACGCGGACGGACTCCTCGGGGTCCTCCTCGTCGTCGGCGGTCCGGTCCTCGTGTGAGTCAACCACTCTCATATGCGAGCGGGGCGCTCGCCGGTACATAACTGTTTCCCACGCGGTGAACGTTATCACCCTTCGCGACGCGGCGCTCAGCCGAGTACGCGGTCGATCTGGCCGAGGTGATCGATCACGTGGTCCGGGTCGATGTCCGAGGCCGCGAGGGCGGCCTCGTCGGTGACGCCCGACCGGACGAGGACGGTCGTCATCCCCGCGCGCTCGCCGAGCGCGATGTCCGTGTCGAGCCGGTCGCCGACGACGAGACACTCCTCGGGGGGGTACGGGAGCCGCTCGCGGACCATCTCGATGGCGGTGTCGGAGGGCTTGCCGAGGACGGCGTCGGGCTCGCGCTCCGCGACGCCCGCTATCGCGTTGATCACGGCCCCGGAGCCGGGCACGTCGCGCTCGGGCGCGGGGATCACCACGTCGGGGTCGGTGCCGATGAACGGGATGTCGCGCTCCAAGGCCCACAGCGCGGTACAGAGGTCGTCGTAGTCGAACCCGCGGTCGATGGAGGCGACCAGGGCGTCGGCGGCGTCGACCTCGTCGGTCGTCGAGAGGCCGGCGGCCGCGAACTGGTCGAGCAGCCCCGACTCGCCGATACAGAGGAGGTCGGCGTCGGCGTGGCGCTCTCGGAGGTACCGCGTGGTCACGCTGCCGGCGGTGAACACCCGGTCGGCGTCCACGTCGTACCCCGCCACCCCGAGGCGGTCGACGTACGCCGGGGGCGCCTTCGTCGGGTTGTTCGAGACGAACAGCGTCTCGACTCCCGCCTCGCGGAGCCGGCGGTACCCCGCCGGGGCGCCCGGGATCGGATCGTCGCCGCGCACGACCGTGCCGTCGACGTCGACGACGGCGCCGCTGAATTCCATGTCGAGGGTGGGAGCGCCACGGCCGTAGGGGTTGCGCCCGAATTCGCTGCGTCTCGCGCCGCCCGCCGCACCGATCACGGACTCGGTACCGGTCCCACCTTCGGGATAACGGAAGGGTAAAGCGGCCGCGTTCCGTATCGATGGTCACTGTGACGACGACCCAGGTGACCCTCGTCCAGATCGACAACTACGGGCCGTGGACGACGACGCCGGAGCCGCGCCGGGAGATGGACCTCCAGACGCTCCAGTCGCGGCTCTACGCCGACGTCGCCCAGTTCCTCGGCCACCGCGACGCCTACGTCTTCTTCACCCGCTTCGACAACATGATCGCGGTGACGAACGGCGTCGACGGCGCGGCCCACGCGACCCTCCAGGAGTCGATCGGCAACCGCTACCCGGTCACCGTGAGCCTCGGGACCGCCGTCGCCGAGCGCCCCGTCGACGCGCTCGAGGCGGCGAACCGGCGACTTCAGACCGCGGGCAGCGCCCAGGACGAGAGCCGGACCGAGGTGCTCGCCGGCGAGTACCTCTCGGAGACGAACCGGTCGGACCTCCAGGTCGCGCACTTCGACGTGATCAACGCGACCGGTAAGTACACCGACCAGCTCAACGAGTTCGACACGTTCATCAACATCGAACGGGCGTACGGTTCGCTGATGCGCCACCTCCGCGAGGCGCACGGCGCGCTCTCCTTCTTCGTCGGCGGCGACAACGTCGTCGCGGTCTGCCCCGACCTCCCCGAGTCGGCGTTCTCGTCGGCGGTCGCCCACGTCGAGGACGACGTCGACATCGAGCTACAGGTCGGCGTGGGGCGCGGCGCGTCCGCCCACGAGGCCGGCTTCGCGGCCAAACACGCCCTCGAAGACTGCCGGCACGACGGGACGAACGTCGAGCTGTTCGGCGCGCCCGCTGTCAGCGACTGATCGGCCCGCCGAGCGGTCGTTCTCCGCTCCCACGAGGAATCAAATATGATAATTCCGGTGCGAGGTTTTTATACACCGCTCCAATAGCTCCGGTTAGCATGTCAGAGGAGATAGTGTTCGTCTGTACGGCGGACGGCTGTGACGAGGGCCCGTGGGAGGGCTCGCACGACGCGATGGCGCACTGCTCCGAGCACCCGGACCACGGGTACACGGGGATGCCGCGGTCCGAGATCGACCCGAGCCGCGAGGTGATCCCCGCGACCGCGACGCGGAAGCGCGACAACCGCAACCTCCAGCACAAAGGGCACCCGAAGGGCGCGTACGCGCAGAACGACTGACACGTCCCGACGGGCGGGCCGCGGTCCCGGCGTCCGTCCCGGATTCTGGCAGCGGCTCCCCGTCGTCGCCGCGGCGCGCGAGGAATCGCCTCTCTGACGGACCCTTCTCCATCCGATCCGGCGCCGTTTATGAGCGCTCCGGACGTACGGGTTCGCATGGTCTCGGAGATCTTCGATCCCGACGCGTGGGAGCCCGTCACCGACGAGTTCG includes the following:
- a CDS encoding AAA domain-containing protein, whose translation is MNVRGPIVSVGEARTVSTSYGERDLREVRVRPDRGAGDPVDVTLWGKWTETAEHADPGMELLVTDAEEDEYRGETGYATTDESWVVLQPDFLVDVTGIRSWVQCPRMYYLNKLSGIPLNYPVVKGTIVHEVFGDLLRGMELEASVADRVAEAGLELGLLGYETAEVEDEVRRNAAAIEGWLAQGTLSDDDTWRSEFSLISPTFGLKGRADALRRGTPVELKTGKNTKREPRFHDKVQAACYALMLDERGVDPDIGTLLYTKNTALDRNEASGDLAPAKEFTVGRGFLEFVVRERNALAAMEWRALNDPGERPTVPTGYEADATCSYCFEQDACMVVSGRLDQESKAGQIGTPIPDAERDYFDRFYVALEEERRETHAEYRKLWEQSPEERAADDRALIGLEPVARTEIDDARWELRARKPGDAVSKLREGDVALASDGDPVSGHAELGRITSLGSDEVVVETDEPVELRRLDVYPSEISVDRSLTALHDAVLKGEPDRKDVLFGRREPEFRDPSERPPGSPGTDDPDAPEAYIGNNAAQNEAVELAVDAEDLALIHGPPGTGKTYTIARTIRALVAEGNRVLLSAFTNRAVDNALEALRDQGFDDVLRVGTETGVRGDMQDVRLVQRGEPNAKAAELRDAPVVAATTAACGSRVMRECEFDVALVDEASQLTEPGTHAAITLADRFVLVGDHEQLPPVVRAENDLKTSLFQRLIETYPDASVMLDRQYRMSQRIQAFASAEFYDGALRPATPEVAGQTLADLGVDPDALAPDLTGGVGFVDPDGERDGNRNVREAERVAAVVDAYVAAGVDPDDIGVIAPFRAQVAEIGRRTDVTVDTVDRFQGSSKEVILVSFVATGDLDGPIFEDHRRVNVALTRAKKQLTIVGDADALASDPFYERMLDWARR
- a CDS encoding DUF7118 family protein, whose product is MSGSAGGTAGRTEGEGGDPVAEAGEAAARLRERYDELRRIESRIGDYGRERVEGAADAYRHAHRILDRFEEDAVGSGDFESYVRFRGEFDDAVDVDDDLPAAEAFDAADEAVDKRRLSEEDFAAAREALDPAGEFVDLLEAYDDAVDDYRAARKAAREARKRLDARLDGLREVAEMADADLDADLDRLREPIEAYDEAVRAAFEEFFKTASAREVFDFLDRADGTPFVDVDVPPTDLAEYVETHAAGEEPPATLLEYADYTNSKLEHYVDDPGALRTAVAVHRTYLERLDGEPLTLDWPPKPGDELAYEIDELVPLVGRIADDEAVATLRSVRELARSEEYERLRRAAEVRHELDDEDLALIEEGEAGARLDEAERTLSTVEDVLAETERE
- the hisI gene encoding phosphoribosyl-AMP cyclohydrolase; its protein translation is MSDADAEAEPIDVDFGEDGLVPAVAQDADSGEVLMLAYVSPEALARTRETGEAHYYSRSREELWHKGATSGHTQSVREVRVDCDADTLLYLVDQAGGACHTGHRSCFHRTIDGEHVGERVFDPDEVY
- a CDS encoding GNAT family N-acetyltransferase, with translation MAGENAAGPGGDERDGGDDGDRDGPDPRVRPGRTADADRIRELQSHLRQPSPDLLEYGLAVGAARVTVADGRVVGYLLPVDAPNRPGVHLAELVVAPGFRREGRASGLLRAAIADADGPVTLQAHPDNDAALALYDSLGFEVVERRPDAYADGDALVLRQG
- a CDS encoding DUF92 domain-containing protein is translated as MIRRLRRASIFAAVAAIAVLAPALDTAAAVPFFAVAGAAFFGVRDGEWFETLALPGDREAERLYGLVSFALAGAGLALFASLPRAPLPYEAFAAATLAVGVGRLGRTLVSRRTTDEFPLVAGYVVAGTAAALVGQVGVRLQTGAPVDGATVPLLLFLAAAAALTAALVRSLVFSRDAHITTILVAFVTWGFLALEPTVSVALILVALPVTGALGYVSFAIGTASVAGMLTGVVSALLAVVLGGVGWFATLMAFYAVGGLASKYRFDEKAARGVAQENEGARGTGNVLANSAVALAAVVGYAAAPHLAVPAAPLGFAFAGATATAMADTLSSEIGGLFDGPRLVTTLRRVEPGTDGAVTWQGELAGLAGALLVGLLAAAGAPVLDPVTPGGVAAGGAVVAAGVAGMTVDSLLGALIEGDRIGNQTVNFLATLAGAAVAVALWGAA
- a CDS encoding HAD-IIA family hydrolase; the protein is MEFSGAVVDVDGTVVRGDDPIPGAPAGYRRLREAGVETLFVSNNPTKAPPAYVDRLGVAGYDVDADRVFTAGSVTTRYLRERHADADLLCIGESGLLDQFAAAGLSTTDEVDAADALVASIDRGFDYDDLCTALWALERDIPFIGTDPDVVIPAPERDVPGSGAVINAIAGVAEREPDAVLGKPSDTAIEMVRERLPYPPEECLVVGDRLDTDIALGERAGMTTVLVRSGVTDEAALAASDIDPDHVIDHLGQIDRVLG
- a CDS encoding GTP cyclohydrolase III: MTTTQVTLVQIDNYGPWTTTPEPRREMDLQTLQSRLYADVAQFLGHRDAYVFFTRFDNMIAVTNGVDGAAHATLQESIGNRYPVTVSLGTAVAERPVDALEAANRRLQTAGSAQDESRTEVLAGEYLSETNRSDLQVAHFDVINATGKYTDQLNEFDTFINIERAYGSLMRHLREAHGALSFFVGGDNVVAVCPDLPESAFSSAVAHVEDDVDIELQVGVGRGASAHEAGFAAKHALEDCRHDGTNVELFGAPAVSD